From the genome of Vicia villosa cultivar HV-30 ecotype Madison, WI linkage group LG2, Vvil1.0, whole genome shotgun sequence, one region includes:
- the LOC131652644 gene encoding DNA repair protein REV1-like isoform X2 yields the protein MSLNSFRSSLAPNSKRVSSNRSNDNTNNSKRKKQKIATTTNQKTLGVAWGSNSRKPPSSDFGSYMIEKNRKLHNQFNADASTSLFNDSTSAKPIFAGVSIFVDGFTVPSSQELRSYMIKYGGRFENYFSRHRVTHIICSNLPDSKIKNLRSFSAGLPVVKPTWILDSVASNKLLTWMPYQLEQLSSNKQPKLSTFFSSRSSKNLEDTFINSLCQVEPDVEDSLASVGKLEDTFTNTLCQVELDIEDSLASVGKSNDTFTNIPCQVEPDIEDSLASVGKSEDRHSPKVGEALDSRRETSIEADDTVLENTDAIVMEEHLARVGVKCDDEDLAGGSNGAANDEKNVQGELEPNCQEPSTSVRSFCADDQNVNGFPSSASIRPSKQCHSTLTDPNFVENYFKNSRLHFIGTWRNRYRKRFPISSSGFNNEISNINASSISGNSVVIHVDMDCFFVAVVIRNHPDLLDKPVAVCHSDNSKGTSEISSANYPARSYGIKAGMFVRHARALCPHLVIFPYNFEAYEEVADQFYSILHQHCNKVQAVSCDEAYLDVTHSNVEDPELLASSIRKEIYETTGCTASVGIAGNMLMARIATRTAKPNGQYHITPERVEDHLRQLPINALPGVGHVLQEKLKKQNVQTCAQLMMISKVSLQKDYGMKTGEMLWNYSRGIDNRLVGDFQECKSIGADVNWGVRFKDMKDCENFLTNLCKEVSLRLQSSGMQGRTFSLKIKKRKKDADEPVKFMGCGDCENLSRSETIPVATDNVEVLQRIAKQLFGNFYIDVKQIRGIGLHVSRLESSETSKQEKYNLKSWFTPGPASMDKRKHPTGLDKKNADGPSVHECGNLPGSSVPMENNIQDNQARADVTLTTPPLDFLDMEVMKNLPPELFSEFNKVYGGKLADYITKGKGISENSSALRNSLAAIKKKEELLDVEPILQKKPLSEIEAMQHEAEGGEVVPDSVSEPSFNVTHKSSFEKEDLLPASLSQLDGSVLQELPEDLKADIVLQLPAHRKQEICSNVAVVPPSENYQVSTGVNDSENLGSKHALNECLWAGNPPKWVEEFKISSCLILKKLAEVYYKSGLTSTLSSVLHQIISEFHQLNLVHHISDDSVNITCELLKQYIKVKIGKDIEEIYICFRLLKRFAAASEFFLQVYNSVFPYLQVYLINQTRHHENRVEIRRGVW from the exons ATGAGTTTGAATTCATTTCGCTCCTCCTTAGCCCCTAATTCCAAACGAGTTTCTTCCAATCGATCCAATGATAACACCAACAACAGCAAGAGGAAGAAGCAGAAGATCGCAACAACCACCAACCAGAAAACCTTAGGCGTCGCCTGGGGATCCAATTCCCGAAAACCTCCCTCCTCCGATTTCGGCAG TTATATGATAGAGAAGAATCGGAAACTACACAATCAGTTTAACGCCGATGCTTCCACGTCTTTGTTTAACGACTCTACCTCCGCGAAGCCTATATTCGCCGGAGTTTCAATTTTTGTTGACGGTTTCACCGTTCCTTCCAGTCAG GAACTGCGAAGCTACATGATAAAGTATGGTGGAAGATTTGAGAATTATTTCTCAAGGCATCGTGTAACACATATCATCTGCAGCAATCTTCCTGACAGTAAAATTAAGAACCTCAG ATCTTTTAGTGCAGGGCTTCCGGTGGTAAAACCTACTTGGATTTTAGATTCTGTTGCGTCTAATAAACTCTTGACAT GGATGCCTTATCAACTTGAACAgctttcttcaaataaacaaCCAAAACTGTCCACATTCTTCTCATCGAGAAGTAGCAAAAATTTGGAGGATACTTTTATTAACTCCCTTTGTCAAGTAGAGCCAGATGTTGAAGATTCACTTGCTAGTGTTGGCAAATTAGAGGATACTTTTACTAACACCCTGTGTCAAGTAGAGCTAGACATTGAAGATTCACTTGCTAGTGTTGGCAAATCAAATGATACTTTTACTAACATCCCTTGTCAAGTAGAGCCAGACATTGAAGATTCACTTGCTAGTGTTGGCAAATCAGAGGATAGACATTCACCCAAAGTTGGGGAGGCGCTTGATTCTAGAAGGGAAACCAGTATTGAAGCTGACGATACTGTCCTGGAGAATACTGATGCAATTGTGATGGAAGAGCATCTGGCTAGAGTTGGAGTTAAATGTGATGACGAAGATCTAGCAGGAGGAAGCAATGGTGCCGCTAATGATGAGAAAAACGTCCAAGGTGAACTTGAACCTAATTGTCAAGAACCTTCTACATCTGTTAGAAGCTTCTGCGCAGATGACCAGAATGTAAACGGATTTCCAAGTTCTGCCTCCATCAGGCCTTCTAAACAGTGTCATTCAACTCTTACAGATCCTAATTTTGTGGAAAATTATTTCAAG AACTCACGGCTACACTTCATTGGAACATGGAGAAATCGGTATCGGAAGCGCTTTCCTATCTCGTCTTCTGGGTTCAACAATGAAATTTCTAATATCAATGCCTCTAGTATTTCTGGGAATTCAGTTGTTATCCATGTTGACATG GATTGCTTTTTTGTTGCAGTGGTTATCAGGAACCACCCTGATTTGTTGGACAAGCCTGTAGCAGTCTGCCACTCGGATAATTCTAAGGGAACTTCTGAAATTTCCTCTGCAAACTACCCAGCTCGTAGTTATG GTATTAAGGCTGGTATGTTTGTTCGACATGCAAGGGCTCTTTGTCCCCACCTTGTTATCTTTCCATACAACTTTGAAGCTTATGAGGAA GTAGCTGATCAATTTTATAGTATATTGCATCAACATTGCAACAAAGTGCAG GCTGTAAGCTGTGATGAAGCATATTTAGATGTCACCCATTCAAATGTTGAAGATCCTGAACTTTTAGCATCATCAATTAGGAAAGAGATCTATGAGACCACTGGATGTACAGCCAGTGTTGGCATAGCTGGAAACATGCTTATGGCCCGTATTGCTACTAGAACTGCTAAACCAAACGGTCAATATCATATAACTCCAGAAAGG GTTGAAGATCATTTACGTCAGCTCCCAATTAATGCACTTCCTGGAGTGGGGCATGTTTTACAGGAAAAATTGAAGAAGCAGAATGTTCAAACATGCGCCCAATTGATGATGATTTCCAAG GTCTCACTGCAGAAGGACTATGGAATGAAAACTGGAGAAATGCTGTGGAATTATAGCAGAGGAATTGATAACCGGCTGGTTGGAGATTTTCAG GAATGTAAGTCTATTGGGGCTGATGTAAATTGGGGTGTGAGGTTCAAAGATATGAAAGAT TGTGAGAACTTCCTCACAAACCTTTGCAAGGAGGTTTCATTAAGATTGCAAAGTTCTGGCATGCAAGGGCGCACATTCTCTCTCAAG atcaaaaagagaaaaaaagatgcCGATGAACCTGTGAAGTTTATGGGCTGTGGAGACTGTGAAAATTTGAGTCGCTCAGAAACG ATTCCTGTTGCCACTGATAATGTGGAAGTACTCCAAAGGATAGCGAAACagctttttggaaatttttacaTAG ATGTCAAGCAGATCCGAGGTATTGGCTTGCATGTTTCCAGACTTGAAAGCAGCGAGACATCTAAGCAAG aaaaatataatttgaaatcatGGTTCACTCCAGGACCTGCAAGTATGGATAAACGGAAACATCCTACGG GTCTTGACAAGAAGAACGCGGATGGCCCTTCTGTTCATGAATGTGGAAATTTGCCAGGGTCTTCAGTTCCAATGGAAAATAACATACAAGATAACCAAGCTAGAGCTGACGTGACTTTAACAACACCTCCTTTGGATTTCCTTGATATGGAAGTTATGAAAAATCTTCCCCCAGAATTATTTTCAGAATTCAATAAAGTTTATGGAGGGAAGTTAGCTGATTATATTACTAAAGGGAAAGGTATAAGTGAGAATTCTAGCGCTTTACGAAACTCTCTGGCagcaataaaaaagaaagagGAGCTTTTGGATGTCGAGCCGATTCTTCAAAAAAAGCCATTATCTGAGATCGAg GCAATGCAACATGAGGCAGAAGGAGGTGAAGTTGTACCTGATTCAGTGTCGGAACCCTCTTTTAACGTCACTCACAAATCAAGTTTTGAAAAAGAGGATTTATTGCCTGCTTCGTTAAGTCAACTTGACGGCTCTGTGTTACAAGAATTGCCCGAGGATTTGAAAGCAGACATTGTTCTGCAGCTTCCTGCACACAGGAAACAAGAGATTTGCTCCAATGTTGCTGTGGTCCCTCCTAGTGAAAACTATCAGGTGTCAACAGGTGTCAACGATTCTGAGAATCTTGGATCAAAGCATGCTCTGAATGAATGTCTTTGGGCTGGGAATCCTCCAAAATGGGTGGAGGAGTTCAAAATCAGCAGTTGCTTAATATTAAAGAAACTTGCTGAAGTTTATTATAAATCTGGGTTGACTAGCACCTTATCATCAGTTTTACACCAGATTATATCTGAATTCCACCAGCTAAATCTAGTCCATCACATTTCCGATGACTCTGTTAACATCACATGTGAGCTACTGAAGCAGTATATCAAAGTGAAGATAGGAAAAGATATTGAGGAGATTTATATTTGTTTTCGGCTTTTGAAAAG GTTTGCAGCAGCATCAGAATTTTTCCTACAAGTGTATAATAGCGTATTTCCATACCTTCAGGTATACCTTATCAACCAAACAAGACATCATGAAAATAGGGTGGAAATCAGGAGGGGTGTATGGTAG
- the LOC131652644 gene encoding DNA repair protein REV1-like isoform X5 encodes MSLNSFRSSLAPNSKRVSSNRSNDNTNNSKRKKQKIATTTNQKTLGVAWGSNSRKPPSSDFGSYMIEKNRKLHNQFNADASTSLFNDSTSAKPIFAGVSIFVDGFTVPSSQELRSYMIKYGGRFENYFSRHRVTHIICSNLPDSKIKNLRSFSAGLPVVKPTWILDSVASNKLLTWMPYQLEQLSSNKQPKLSTFFSSRSSKNLEDTFINSLCQVEPDVEDSLASVGKLEDTFTNTLCQVELDIEDSLASVGKSNDTFTNIPCQVEPDIEDSLASVGKSEDRHSPKVGEALDSRRETSIEADDTVLENTDAIVMEEHLARVGVKCDDEDLAGGSNGAANDEKNVQGELEPNCQEPSTSVRSFCADDQNVNGFPSSASIRPSKQCHSTLTDPNFVENYFKNSRLHFIGTWRNRYRKRFPISSSGFNNEISNINASSISGNSVVIHVDMDCFFVAVVIRNHPDLLDKPVAVCHSDNSKGTSEISSANYPARSYGIKAGMFVRHARALCPHLVIFPYNFEAYEEVADQFYSILHQHCNKVQAVSCDEAYLDVTHSNVEDPELLASSIRKEIYETTGCTASVGIAGNMLMARIATRTAKPNGQYHITPERVEDHLRQLPINALPGVGHVLQEKLKKQNVQTCAQLMMISKVSLQKDYGMKTGEMLWNYSRGIDNRLVGDFQECKSIGADVNWGVRFKDMKDCENFLTNLCKEVSLRLQSSGMQGRTFSLKIKKRKKDADEPVKFMGCGDCENLSRSETIPVATDNVEVLQRIAKQLFGNFYIDVKQIRGIGLHVSRLESSETSKQGAEKYNLKSWFTPGPASMDKRKHPTGLDKKNADGPSVHECGNLPGSSVPMENNIQDNQARADVTLTTPPLDFLDMEVMKNLPPELFSEFNKVYGGKLADYITKGKGISENSSALRNSLAAIKKKEELLDVEPILQKKPLSEIEAMQHEAEGGEVVPDSVSEPSFNVTHKSSFEKEDLLPASLSQLDGSVLQELPEDLKADIVLQLPAHRKQEICSNVAVVPPSENYQVSTGVNDSENLGSKHALNECLWAGNPPKWVEEFKISSCLILKKLAEVYYKSGLTSTLSSVLHQIISEFHQLNLVHHISDDSVNITCELLKQYIKVKIGKDIEEIYICFRLLKRTT; translated from the exons ATGAGTTTGAATTCATTTCGCTCCTCCTTAGCCCCTAATTCCAAACGAGTTTCTTCCAATCGATCCAATGATAACACCAACAACAGCAAGAGGAAGAAGCAGAAGATCGCAACAACCACCAACCAGAAAACCTTAGGCGTCGCCTGGGGATCCAATTCCCGAAAACCTCCCTCCTCCGATTTCGGCAG TTATATGATAGAGAAGAATCGGAAACTACACAATCAGTTTAACGCCGATGCTTCCACGTCTTTGTTTAACGACTCTACCTCCGCGAAGCCTATATTCGCCGGAGTTTCAATTTTTGTTGACGGTTTCACCGTTCCTTCCAGTCAG GAACTGCGAAGCTACATGATAAAGTATGGTGGAAGATTTGAGAATTATTTCTCAAGGCATCGTGTAACACATATCATCTGCAGCAATCTTCCTGACAGTAAAATTAAGAACCTCAG ATCTTTTAGTGCAGGGCTTCCGGTGGTAAAACCTACTTGGATTTTAGATTCTGTTGCGTCTAATAAACTCTTGACAT GGATGCCTTATCAACTTGAACAgctttcttcaaataaacaaCCAAAACTGTCCACATTCTTCTCATCGAGAAGTAGCAAAAATTTGGAGGATACTTTTATTAACTCCCTTTGTCAAGTAGAGCCAGATGTTGAAGATTCACTTGCTAGTGTTGGCAAATTAGAGGATACTTTTACTAACACCCTGTGTCAAGTAGAGCTAGACATTGAAGATTCACTTGCTAGTGTTGGCAAATCAAATGATACTTTTACTAACATCCCTTGTCAAGTAGAGCCAGACATTGAAGATTCACTTGCTAGTGTTGGCAAATCAGAGGATAGACATTCACCCAAAGTTGGGGAGGCGCTTGATTCTAGAAGGGAAACCAGTATTGAAGCTGACGATACTGTCCTGGAGAATACTGATGCAATTGTGATGGAAGAGCATCTGGCTAGAGTTGGAGTTAAATGTGATGACGAAGATCTAGCAGGAGGAAGCAATGGTGCCGCTAATGATGAGAAAAACGTCCAAGGTGAACTTGAACCTAATTGTCAAGAACCTTCTACATCTGTTAGAAGCTTCTGCGCAGATGACCAGAATGTAAACGGATTTCCAAGTTCTGCCTCCATCAGGCCTTCTAAACAGTGTCATTCAACTCTTACAGATCCTAATTTTGTGGAAAATTATTTCAAG AACTCACGGCTACACTTCATTGGAACATGGAGAAATCGGTATCGGAAGCGCTTTCCTATCTCGTCTTCTGGGTTCAACAATGAAATTTCTAATATCAATGCCTCTAGTATTTCTGGGAATTCAGTTGTTATCCATGTTGACATG GATTGCTTTTTTGTTGCAGTGGTTATCAGGAACCACCCTGATTTGTTGGACAAGCCTGTAGCAGTCTGCCACTCGGATAATTCTAAGGGAACTTCTGAAATTTCCTCTGCAAACTACCCAGCTCGTAGTTATG GTATTAAGGCTGGTATGTTTGTTCGACATGCAAGGGCTCTTTGTCCCCACCTTGTTATCTTTCCATACAACTTTGAAGCTTATGAGGAA GTAGCTGATCAATTTTATAGTATATTGCATCAACATTGCAACAAAGTGCAG GCTGTAAGCTGTGATGAAGCATATTTAGATGTCACCCATTCAAATGTTGAAGATCCTGAACTTTTAGCATCATCAATTAGGAAAGAGATCTATGAGACCACTGGATGTACAGCCAGTGTTGGCATAGCTGGAAACATGCTTATGGCCCGTATTGCTACTAGAACTGCTAAACCAAACGGTCAATATCATATAACTCCAGAAAGG GTTGAAGATCATTTACGTCAGCTCCCAATTAATGCACTTCCTGGAGTGGGGCATGTTTTACAGGAAAAATTGAAGAAGCAGAATGTTCAAACATGCGCCCAATTGATGATGATTTCCAAG GTCTCACTGCAGAAGGACTATGGAATGAAAACTGGAGAAATGCTGTGGAATTATAGCAGAGGAATTGATAACCGGCTGGTTGGAGATTTTCAG GAATGTAAGTCTATTGGGGCTGATGTAAATTGGGGTGTGAGGTTCAAAGATATGAAAGAT TGTGAGAACTTCCTCACAAACCTTTGCAAGGAGGTTTCATTAAGATTGCAAAGTTCTGGCATGCAAGGGCGCACATTCTCTCTCAAG atcaaaaagagaaaaaaagatgcCGATGAACCTGTGAAGTTTATGGGCTGTGGAGACTGTGAAAATTTGAGTCGCTCAGAAACG ATTCCTGTTGCCACTGATAATGTGGAAGTACTCCAAAGGATAGCGAAACagctttttggaaatttttacaTAG ATGTCAAGCAGATCCGAGGTATTGGCTTGCATGTTTCCAGACTTGAAAGCAGCGAGACATCTAAGCAAG GTGCagaaaaatataatttgaaatcatGGTTCACTCCAGGACCTGCAAGTATGGATAAACGGAAACATCCTACGG GTCTTGACAAGAAGAACGCGGATGGCCCTTCTGTTCATGAATGTGGAAATTTGCCAGGGTCTTCAGTTCCAATGGAAAATAACATACAAGATAACCAAGCTAGAGCTGACGTGACTTTAACAACACCTCCTTTGGATTTCCTTGATATGGAAGTTATGAAAAATCTTCCCCCAGAATTATTTTCAGAATTCAATAAAGTTTATGGAGGGAAGTTAGCTGATTATATTACTAAAGGGAAAGGTATAAGTGAGAATTCTAGCGCTTTACGAAACTCTCTGGCagcaataaaaaagaaagagGAGCTTTTGGATGTCGAGCCGATTCTTCAAAAAAAGCCATTATCTGAGATCGAg GCAATGCAACATGAGGCAGAAGGAGGTGAAGTTGTACCTGATTCAGTGTCGGAACCCTCTTTTAACGTCACTCACAAATCAAGTTTTGAAAAAGAGGATTTATTGCCTGCTTCGTTAAGTCAACTTGACGGCTCTGTGTTACAAGAATTGCCCGAGGATTTGAAAGCAGACATTGTTCTGCAGCTTCCTGCACACAGGAAACAAGAGATTTGCTCCAATGTTGCTGTGGTCCCTCCTAGTGAAAACTATCAGGTGTCAACAGGTGTCAACGATTCTGAGAATCTTGGATCAAAGCATGCTCTGAATGAATGTCTTTGGGCTGGGAATCCTCCAAAATGGGTGGAGGAGTTCAAAATCAGCAGTTGCTTAATATTAAAGAAACTTGCTGAAGTTTATTATAAATCTGGGTTGACTAGCACCTTATCATCAGTTTTACACCAGATTATATCTGAATTCCACCAGCTAAATCTAGTCCATCACATTTCCGATGACTCTGTTAACATCACATGTGAGCTACTGAAGCAGTATATCAAAGTGAAGATAGGAAAAGATATTGAGGAGATTTATATTTGTTTTCGGCTTTTGAAAAG AACAACCTGA